From Deferrisoma camini S3R1, the proteins below share one genomic window:
- the rsmH gene encoding 16S rRNA (cytosine(1402)-N(4))-methyltransferase RsmH: protein MTPPDRPYHVPVLAREVVDLLVTDPNGRYVDGTLGGGGHARRILERLGPAGALLGIDRDPGALAAAADLAQDPRVRLRPGNFGDLAELLTDEGWGQATGILLDLGVSSRQLDEGGRGFSFRRDGPLDMRMDPGLPVTAADLVNTLPEAELARLFREYGEEPRARRAARAVVAARRRKPFSTTGELAEVVERALGRRGPKHPATRVFQALRIAVNRELEALDRFLAALPEVMAPGGRVVVISYHSLEDRRVKQALRNAEPRCRCPVEALRCTCGRPGWLRVLTRRVVRPSDDEKARNPRARSARLRAAERLVQDRGQGGQS, encoded by the coding sequence GGATCTCCTGGTGACCGATCCGAACGGCCGGTACGTGGACGGCACCCTGGGCGGGGGAGGGCACGCCCGTCGGATCCTGGAGCGGCTGGGGCCGGCAGGGGCCCTGCTGGGGATCGACCGGGATCCCGGCGCTCTGGCTGCCGCCGCCGACCTGGCCCAGGACCCCCGCGTCCGGCTTCGACCGGGGAACTTCGGGGACCTGGCCGAACTCCTGACCGACGAAGGGTGGGGGCAGGCCACGGGGATCCTCCTGGACCTGGGCGTGAGCTCCCGGCAGCTCGACGAGGGGGGCAGGGGGTTCAGTTTCCGGCGGGACGGCCCCCTGGACATGCGCATGGATCCGGGGCTTCCGGTCACCGCGGCGGACCTGGTGAACACCCTGCCCGAGGCCGAGCTGGCCCGGCTGTTCCGGGAGTACGGGGAGGAGCCGCGGGCCCGTCGGGCGGCGCGGGCGGTGGTGGCGGCCCGGCGCCGAAAGCCGTTTTCCACCACGGGGGAGCTGGCCGAGGTGGTGGAGCGGGCGCTGGGCCGGCGCGGCCCCAAGCACCCCGCCACCCGGGTGTTCCAGGCCCTGCGCATCGCGGTGAACCGGGAGCTCGAGGCCCTGGATCGGTTCCTGGCCGCCCTGCCCGAGGTGATGGCTCCGGGGGGACGGGTGGTGGTGATCTCGTACCATTCGTTGGAGGATCGGCGGGTGAAACAGGCCCTGCGCAACGCCGAGCCCCGGTGCCGCTGCCCTGTCGAGGCGTTGCGGTGCACCTGCGGCCGGCCCGGGTGGCTTCGGGTCCTCACCCGTCGGGTGGTCCGGCCGAGCGACGACGAGAAGGCCCGGAACCCCCGCGCCCGGAGCGCCCGCCTGCGAGCGGCCGAACGCCTTGTGCAAGACCGGGGTCAGGGAGGACAATCATGA
- a CDS encoding cell division protein FtsL, translating into MTTTALTRVLRAEILTGTVPGLRAWLVRAGCFGLCLTAALFLVAVRLQAIRLRYEINELVREKQAAAARLSNLEVERSALGASNRIEREARRLGFVVPGRDAVVVLSD; encoded by the coding sequence ATGACGACCACCGCGCTCACCCGAGTGCTTCGCGCCGAGATCCTGACGGGAACCGTGCCCGGGCTGAGGGCCTGGCTGGTGCGGGCCGGCTGTTTCGGGCTGTGCCTGACCGCGGCCCTGTTCCTGGTGGCGGTCCGGCTCCAGGCCATCCGGCTGCGCTACGAGATCAACGAGCTCGTGCGGGAGAAGCAGGCGGCGGCCGCCCGCCTGTCCAACCTCGAGGTGGAGCGCTCGGCCCTGGGGGCGTCGAACCGGATCGAAAGGGAGGCCCGCCGCCTGGGGTTCGTGGTTCCGGGCCGGGATGCGGTCGTCGTTCTCTCCGACTAG
- a CDS encoding penicillin-binding protein encodes MRSSFSPTRNRSARPLRGERIRLALVAGLVLSLLAAAALRAAHLQIVQAPRLQERARRQHQRQIEILPTRGPILDRNGRELALSVPGWSLFADPSVLLADPEAVARVGEILGWSADRLRRRLERGGARFAWIKRGLSPSEVRALRRADVPGTGLAREPQRFYPKRSLAGQVLGFVGADGQGLGGLEYRFDSVLRGRQRRVLATRDARGRLMLPDAPDPLAASGGSLVLTLDETIQHIAEEELARAVKASDARGGVAVVVEPSTGEILALAQVPAFNPNALGRSRPADRKVRAAVDVFEPGSTLKALFVGLLLDRRLARPDERVFCENGAWQVHGRTIHDHKPHGWLTVEEILRVSSNIGVAKLSERLPPEELYRGYRAFGFGEPTGVELSGESRGLLPEPRRWSLMTPKTLAYGQGIGATALQVTGAFAALANGGLRMRLRLVREVRAPDGSVVERYEPQAVGRVISEATARRLTRILEGVVSPEGTAPRALVPGFRVAGKTGTAWKVEGGRYNPRKVWASFVGYVPSRAPQLVILAAVDEPRKGSRYGGMVAGPVFREIARRALAYLGVAPEAVASARPAEAVPAPSRRKTGAVAEPGVMPDCRGLTMRAALRLLSRAGVAGRVRFLGTGWAAQQDPAPGTRLGPDTTCTVVFRPPFGS; translated from the coding sequence ATGCGGTCGTCGTTCTCTCCGACTAGGAACCGGTCGGCCCGGCCGCTGCGGGGCGAGCGCATCCGGTTGGCCCTGGTGGCCGGCCTGGTGCTCTCGCTGCTGGCCGCGGCGGCCCTCCGGGCCGCGCATCTCCAGATCGTGCAGGCGCCTCGGCTCCAGGAGCGGGCCCGGCGTCAGCACCAGCGGCAGATCGAGATCCTCCCCACCCGCGGGCCGATCTTGGACCGAAACGGGCGGGAGCTGGCGTTGAGCGTGCCGGGTTGGAGCCTGTTCGCCGACCCCTCGGTGCTGCTGGCCGACCCGGAGGCCGTGGCCCGGGTCGGTGAGATCCTGGGGTGGTCCGCCGATCGGCTTCGGCGCCGGCTCGAGCGGGGGGGGGCCCGGTTCGCGTGGATCAAGCGGGGGCTCAGCCCGTCCGAGGTCCGGGCCCTGCGCCGGGCCGACGTGCCGGGCACCGGCCTGGCCCGAGAGCCCCAGCGGTTCTACCCCAAGAGGTCCCTGGCCGGGCAGGTGTTGGGGTTCGTGGGGGCGGACGGCCAGGGCCTGGGGGGCCTGGAGTACCGGTTCGACTCGGTGCTCCGGGGGCGCCAGCGGCGGGTTCTGGCCACCCGGGACGCGCGGGGGCGGCTGATGCTGCCCGACGCCCCGGATCCCCTGGCAGCGTCGGGTGGCAGCCTGGTGCTCACCCTGGACGAGACGATCCAGCACATCGCCGAGGAGGAACTGGCCCGGGCGGTGAAGGCCAGCGACGCCCGGGGCGGGGTGGCCGTGGTGGTGGAGCCGAGCACGGGCGAGATCCTGGCCCTGGCCCAGGTCCCGGCCTTCAACCCCAACGCCCTGGGCCGCAGCCGGCCGGCCGACCGGAAGGTCCGGGCGGCCGTGGACGTGTTCGAGCCGGGCAGCACCCTGAAGGCCCTGTTCGTGGGGCTGCTCCTGGACCGGAGGCTGGCCCGCCCCGACGAGCGGGTGTTCTGCGAGAACGGCGCCTGGCAGGTCCACGGCCGGACCATCCACGACCACAAGCCCCACGGGTGGCTCACGGTCGAGGAGATCCTTCGGGTCTCCAGCAACATCGGGGTCGCGAAGCTCTCGGAGCGGCTCCCTCCCGAGGAGCTGTACCGGGGCTACCGGGCTTTCGGGTTCGGGGAGCCCACCGGGGTGGAGCTGTCGGGGGAGTCCCGGGGGCTCCTGCCCGAGCCCCGGCGGTGGTCCCTGATGACCCCCAAGACCCTGGCTTACGGCCAGGGGATCGGTGCCACGGCCCTGCAGGTGACGGGGGCGTTCGCGGCCCTGGCCAACGGGGGGCTCCGGATGCGGCTGCGCCTGGTGCGGGAGGTGCGGGCCCCCGACGGAAGCGTGGTGGAGAGGTACGAGCCCCAGGCCGTGGGCCGGGTGATCTCCGAGGCCACGGCCCGGCGTCTCACCCGGATCCTCGAGGGGGTGGTGAGCCCGGAGGGCACCGCCCCCCGGGCCCTGGTGCCGGGGTTCCGGGTGGCCGGCAAGACCGGCACCGCCTGGAAGGTGGAAGGGGGGCGGTACAACCCCCGCAAGGTGTGGGCGAGCTTCGTGGGGTACGTGCCGAGCCGCGCCCCCCAGCTGGTGATCCTGGCCGCGGTGGACGAGCCCCGGAAGGGCTCGCGGTACGGTGGGATGGTGGCCGGTCCGGTGTTCCGGGAGATCGCCCGCCGGGCCCTGGCGTACCTGGGCGTGGCGCCCGAGGCGGTGGCCTCGGCCCGGCCGGCCGAGGCGGTCCCGGCCCCGAGCCGCCGGAAGACCGGCGCCGTTGCCGAGCCGGGGGTCATGCCGGACTGCCGGGGGCTCACGATGCGCGCCGCCCTCCGGTTGCTGTCTCGGGCCGGGGTGGCCGGTCGGGTCCGGTTCCTGGGGACGGGGTGGGCGGCCCAGCAGGACCCTGCCCCCGGCACGCGTCTGGGGCCCGACACCACCTGCACCGTGGTGTTCCGGCCGCCCTTTGGGAGCTAG
- a CDS encoding UDP-N-acetylmuramoyl-L-alanyl-D-glutamate--2,6-diaminopimelate ligase: protein MRLSDLMPELPGARPLDPGNPEIRGVTCDSRTVRRGDLFAAVPGSRVDGHAFAPVAAAAGASVCLVSRTVEAPGAVRVRVDDPEAALARAAAAFHGHPSRRLRVVGITGTNGKTTTAFLVEHILASEGRVTARLGTVGYAFPRGEEPAPLTTPDAPALQAALARARDEGAQAVVMEVSSHALARRRVEATRFACVAFTNLTQDHLDYHGTLEAYFEAKRLLFTRYAAGAPAVVNADDPFGRRLLAELGPRALSFGLEAGDVRVVVDDQGPWGFRGRVRLPDREVALELPLVGRFNAANAACALACALALGIDGERAAAHLARAPAVPGRVEPVPNRLGFAVYVDYAHTPDALDRVLQTVAEVTPGRVIALFGCGGDRDRSKRAPMARAAARWAQALVITADNSRSEPTDRILDEIEAGLPAGWTRVRAAPELGQDRSYVRVPDRAEAIRWAVAAARPGDAVVLAGKGHETTQTLGPEVLPFDDRLEARRALAEREAAA, encoded by the coding sequence ATGCGTCTGAGTGACCTGATGCCCGAGCTGCCCGGAGCCCGACCCCTGGATCCGGGGAACCCCGAGATCCGGGGGGTCACCTGCGACTCCCGGACGGTGCGGCGGGGAGACCTGTTCGCCGCCGTGCCGGGGTCCCGGGTGGACGGCCACGCCTTCGCCCCTGTTGCGGCCGCGGCAGGGGCTTCTGTGTGTCTGGTGAGCCGGACGGTGGAGGCGCCGGGGGCGGTGCGGGTGAGGGTGGACGACCCCGAGGCCGCACTGGCGCGGGCCGCCGCCGCGTTCCACGGCCACCCCTCCCGTCGGCTCCGGGTGGTGGGCATCACAGGGACGAACGGCAAGACCACCACGGCGTTCCTGGTGGAGCACATCCTGGCCTCCGAGGGAAGGGTCACGGCCCGGCTGGGCACCGTGGGGTACGCGTTCCCCCGCGGGGAGGAGCCGGCGCCGCTCACCACGCCGGACGCCCCCGCCCTCCAGGCCGCCCTGGCCCGGGCCCGGGACGAGGGGGCCCAGGCCGTGGTGATGGAGGTCAGCTCCCACGCCCTGGCCCGGCGGCGGGTGGAGGCGACCCGGTTCGCGTGCGTGGCGTTCACGAACCTGACCCAGGATCACCTGGACTACCACGGCACCCTGGAGGCGTATTTCGAGGCCAAGCGGCTCTTGTTCACCCGATACGCGGCCGGGGCGCCGGCCGTGGTGAACGCCGACGACCCCTTCGGCCGGCGCCTCCTGGCGGAGCTGGGCCCGCGGGCCCTGTCGTTCGGGCTGGAGGCGGGGGACGTGCGGGTGGTGGTGGACGACCAAGGCCCGTGGGGTTTCCGGGGGCGGGTGCGGCTGCCGGACCGGGAGGTGGCGCTGGAGCTTCCGCTGGTGGGCCGGTTCAACGCGGCCAACGCGGCCTGCGCCCTGGCCTGCGCCCTGGCCCTGGGCATCGACGGAGAGCGGGCCGCGGCGCATCTGGCCCGGGCCCCGGCCGTGCCGGGCCGGGTCGAGCCGGTGCCGAACCGGCTGGGGTTCGCCGTGTACGTGGACTACGCCCACACCCCGGACGCGCTGGACCGGGTCCTCCAGACCGTGGCCGAGGTGACCCCCGGCCGGGTCATCGCCCTGTTCGGGTGCGGCGGCGACCGGGACCGCTCGAAGCGGGCCCCCATGGCCCGGGCCGCGGCCCGGTGGGCGCAGGCCTTGGTGATCACGGCCGACAACTCCCGGTCGGAGCCCACCGACCGGATCCTCGACGAGATCGAGGCCGGCCTGCCGGCCGGGTGGACCCGGGTCCGGGCCGCGCCGGAGCTCGGGCAGGATCGCTCCTACGTGCGCGTGCCCGACCGGGCCGAGGCGATCCGGTGGGCGGTGGCGGCGGCCCGGCCGGGCGACGCCGTGGTGCTGGCGGGCAAGGGCCACGAGACCACCCAGACCCTGGGCCCCGAGGTTCTGCCCTTCGACGACCGGCTGGAGGCCCGGCGGGCCCTGGCCGAGCGGGAGGCGGCGGCGTGA
- a CDS encoding UDP-N-acetylmuramoyl-tripeptide--D-alanyl-D-alanine ligase, protein MRLRLADVARATGGELRGGDPERWMERVHTDTRTLRPGDLFVALRGPRHDGHDHLAEAAAGGAAAVVIHRGEPPPGVPAVRVADTLQALGDLAAFVRDRIGFPVVAVTGSAGKTTTRELTAALLSAAGRRVLTSPGNWNNRVGLPLTLLGALGDETAAVLELGISEPGEMAHLTAVARPDVAVITCVGACHTEGLGGIEGVAREKLAIARGLRPGGTLVLPHGDELLVPPPGIRVLTFGWSEGADVRGEAYRTGERGGCEFRVGGRRIRLGLPGRHNAANALAALAAARALGIEPADPSRAWEGLGPAPLRGEVRPGRAGSRLYVDCYNANPTAVEAALETLTELAAGGRAIAVLGEMLELGPLCRAGHEAVGRAAARLGLAELHLLGRRTEAIREGALDAGFPAERIWTYDDQTTLVAAVGRRLRPGDWVLVKGSRALGLEAVADALER, encoded by the coding sequence GTGAGGCTGAGGCTGGCCGACGTGGCCCGGGCCACCGGGGGCGAGCTGCGCGGGGGCGACCCCGAGCGGTGGATGGAGCGGGTGCACACCGACACGCGCACCCTGCGGCCCGGGGACCTGTTCGTGGCCCTTCGGGGGCCCCGGCACGACGGCCACGACCACCTGGCCGAGGCCGCAGCCGGCGGGGCCGCGGCCGTGGTGATCCACCGGGGCGAGCCGCCCCCCGGGGTGCCGGCGGTGCGGGTGGCCGACACCCTCCAGGCCCTGGGGGACCTGGCCGCGTTCGTGCGGGATCGCATCGGGTTTCCGGTGGTGGCGGTCACCGGAAGTGCGGGGAAGACCACCACCCGCGAGCTCACCGCCGCCCTGCTCTCCGCGGCGGGCCGCCGGGTTCTGACCAGCCCGGGCAACTGGAACAACCGGGTCGGCCTGCCCCTGACCCTGCTGGGGGCGTTGGGGGACGAGACCGCCGCGGTGCTGGAGCTGGGCATCAGCGAGCCCGGAGAGATGGCGCACCTCACGGCGGTGGCCCGACCGGACGTGGCCGTGATCACCTGCGTGGGGGCCTGTCACACCGAGGGCCTGGGTGGGATCGAGGGCGTGGCCCGGGAGAAGCTGGCCATCGCCCGGGGGCTGCGGCCGGGGGGGACGTTGGTGCTGCCCCACGGCGACGAGCTCCTCGTGCCCCCGCCCGGGATCCGGGTGCTCACCTTCGGCTGGTCCGAGGGCGCGGACGTTCGGGGCGAGGCCTACCGAACCGGTGAAAGGGGAGGCTGCGAGTTCCGGGTGGGCGGCCGCCGGATCCGGCTGGGGTTGCCTGGCCGCCACAACGCCGCGAACGCCCTGGCGGCCCTGGCCGCGGCCCGGGCCCTCGGGATCGAGCCGGCCGACCCCTCCCGGGCGTGGGAGGGCCTGGGCCCGGCGCCCCTGCGGGGGGAGGTGCGGCCGGGCCGGGCCGGGTCCCGTCTGTACGTGGACTGCTACAACGCAAACCCCACGGCGGTGGAGGCCGCCCTGGAGACCCTGACCGAGCTCGCGGCCGGGGGCCGAGCCATCGCGGTGCTGGGGGAGATGCTCGAGCTGGGCCCCCTGTGCCGGGCCGGCCACGAGGCGGTGGGCCGGGCCGCGGCCCGGTTGGGCCTGGCCGAGCTGCACCTGCTGGGCCGGCGCACCGAGGCGATCCGGGAGGGGGCGCTCGATGCCGGGTTTCCGGCGGAGCGGATCTGGACCTACGACGACCAAACCACCCTGGTGGCGGCCGTGGGCCGGCGCCTCCGGCCCGGGGACTGGGTGCTCGTGAAGGGCAGCCGGGCCCTGGGCCTGGAGGCCGTGGCCGACGCCCTGGAGCGATGA
- the mraY gene encoding phospho-N-acetylmuramoyl-pentapeptide-transferase — protein MLYRLLYGLSDAFGPFNVFRYLTFRSVLGMLTALGIALFFGPAVIRWLERLKVGQAVRDDGPERHLAKAGTPTMGGILILVGLGVATLAWSDPLEPRVWIVLGITFGFAAVGFADDYLKVTRRNSRGLPARAKFWSLVVVATAGCTALWALPGFDTRLAVPFFKNLRPDLGWAYIPFAVFVVVGAGNAVNLTDGLDGLAIGPVITASLTYLIFTYTAGHARIAEYLQIPWVPGAGELAVFCAAMAGAALGFLWYNAYPAQVFMGDVGSLALGGALGAVAVVSKSEIVLAVVGGVFVVEALSVMIQVVSFKTRGKRVFRMAPIHHHFELKGWAEPKIIVRFWIVSIILALLGLGTLKLR, from the coding sequence TTGCTGTATCGTCTGCTCTACGGTCTGAGCGACGCGTTCGGGCCGTTCAATGTGTTCCGGTACCTCACGTTCCGGAGCGTGCTGGGCATGCTCACGGCCCTGGGGATCGCCCTGTTCTTCGGGCCGGCCGTGATCCGCTGGCTCGAACGGCTCAAGGTGGGCCAGGCGGTGCGCGACGACGGCCCGGAGAGGCACCTGGCCAAGGCGGGCACCCCCACCATGGGGGGCATCCTGATCCTGGTGGGCCTGGGCGTGGCCACCCTGGCCTGGTCCGATCCGCTGGAACCCCGGGTGTGGATCGTGCTGGGGATCACCTTCGGGTTCGCGGCGGTGGGGTTTGCCGACGACTACCTCAAGGTGACCCGGCGCAACAGCCGGGGCCTGCCGGCCCGGGCCAAGTTCTGGTCCCTGGTGGTGGTGGCCACGGCCGGGTGCACCGCCCTGTGGGCCCTGCCCGGATTCGACACCCGACTGGCGGTGCCGTTCTTCAAGAACCTGCGGCCGGACCTGGGGTGGGCCTACATCCCGTTCGCCGTGTTCGTGGTGGTGGGCGCGGGCAACGCCGTGAACCTGACCGACGGCCTCGACGGCCTGGCCATCGGCCCGGTGATCACGGCGAGCCTCACCTACCTCATCTTCACCTACACCGCGGGTCACGCCCGGATCGCGGAGTATCTGCAGATCCCCTGGGTGCCGGGCGCCGGCGAGCTGGCCGTGTTCTGCGCGGCCATGGCCGGGGCGGCCCTGGGGTTCCTTTGGTACAACGCGTACCCCGCGCAGGTGTTCATGGGCGACGTGGGCAGCCTGGCCCTGGGCGGCGCCCTCGGCGCCGTGGCCGTGGTGAGCAAGTCCGAGATCGTGCTGGCGGTGGTCGGCGGGGTGTTCGTGGTGGAGGCCCTGAGCGTGATGATCCAGGTGGTCTCGTTCAAGACCCGGGGCAAGCGGGTGTTTCGGATGGCGCCCATCCACCACCATTTCGAGCTGAAGGGGTGGGCCGAGCCCAAGATCATCGTGCGGTTCTGGATCGTATCGATCATCCTGGCCCTGCTGGGCCTGGGCACCCTGAAGCTGCGGTGA
- the murD gene encoding UDP-N-acetylmuramoyl-L-alanine--D-glutamate ligase, with amino-acid sequence MARGARFDGKRVLVLGAGRSGRAVARYLAGRGARVEVHDDRPVELPPDLPAAPYAGDPVACYDLAVVSPGVPPRHPLWAELRRAGVPVVGELELAARELGCPLVAITGTNGKSTVTEMVGRALSAEGRAVFVGGNLGTPLVEALGGAWELAVVEASSFQLATAETVRPRVAVLLNVDQDHLDWHGTPEAYAEAKARIFRNQGEGDAAVACAADPAAWALARRSRGVLLGFSEQGPLPAGAWLEGDDAVVCLPGRDGVRLDADPCRARGRHHLRNALAAVLAAAWMGADPQRAWDAAVSFPGLPHRMERFWEAGGVGFVDDSKATNVHAAREALSSLPGPVVWVAGGQAKGQDLAPLAGAARGRVKVAVVVGQDAPALARVLDGVVPVRMFDDWPEAVEAAVAAAEPGDTVLLSPACASFDRFSGYAERGRAFQALCRRAWQRRRSRG; translated from the coding sequence ATGGCTCGAGGCGCGCGGTTCGACGGGAAGAGGGTGCTGGTGCTGGGGGCCGGTCGATCGGGACGAGCCGTGGCCCGGTACCTGGCCGGCCGCGGGGCGAGGGTGGAGGTCCACGACGACCGACCCGTGGAGCTGCCCCCGGATCTGCCCGCGGCCCCCTACGCCGGCGACCCGGTCGCGTGCTACGACCTGGCCGTGGTCAGCCCGGGGGTGCCCCCCCGTCACCCCCTGTGGGCCGAGCTGCGGCGGGCCGGGGTGCCGGTGGTGGGCGAGCTGGAGCTGGCGGCCCGGGAGCTCGGCTGCCCCCTGGTGGCGATCACCGGCACCAACGGCAAGAGCACCGTGACCGAGATGGTTGGCCGGGCCCTGTCGGCCGAGGGCCGGGCCGTGTTCGTGGGGGGGAACCTGGGCACCCCCCTGGTGGAGGCCCTGGGGGGGGCGTGGGAGCTGGCCGTGGTGGAGGCGTCGAGCTTCCAGCTCGCAACGGCCGAGACGGTCCGCCCCCGGGTGGCCGTGCTGCTCAACGTGGACCAGGACCACCTGGACTGGCACGGCACCCCCGAGGCGTACGCCGAGGCCAAGGCCCGGATCTTCCGGAACCAGGGCGAGGGCGACGCGGCCGTGGCCTGCGCCGCCGACCCCGCGGCCTGGGCCCTGGCCCGCCGGAGCCGGGGCGTGCTCCTGGGGTTCTCGGAGCAGGGCCCCCTGCCGGCCGGGGCGTGGCTGGAGGGGGACGACGCCGTGGTGTGCCTGCCGGGCCGCGACGGCGTCCGGCTCGATGCCGACCCCTGCCGGGCCCGGGGCCGGCACCACCTGCGAAACGCCCTGGCGGCCGTGCTCGCGGCCGCCTGGATGGGGGCCGACCCGCAGAGGGCCTGGGATGCGGCGGTCTCGTTCCCGGGGCTGCCCCACCGCATGGAGCGGTTCTGGGAGGCCGGCGGCGTCGGGTTCGTGGACGACTCCAAGGCCACCAACGTGCATGCGGCTCGAGAGGCCCTGTCCTCTCTGCCTGGGCCGGTGGTGTGGGTGGCCGGGGGCCAGGCCAAGGGCCAGGACCTGGCGCCCCTGGCCGGGGCCGCCCGGGGTCGGGTCAAGGTGGCCGTGGTGGTGGGCCAGGACGCCCCGGCCTTGGCCCGGGTGCTCGATGGGGTGGTTCCGGTGCGGATGTTCGACGATTGGCCCGAGGCGGTGGAGGCGGCCGTGGCCGCGGCCGAGCCGGGCGACACCGTGCTCCTGTCGCCGGCCTGCGCCAGCTTCGACCGCTTCTCCGGGTATGCCGAGCGCGGTCGGGCCTTCCAGGCCCTGTGCCGGCGGGCGTGGCAGCGGAGGCGGAGCCGTGGGTGA
- the ftsW gene encoding putative lipid II flippase FtsW, which translates to MGEAGRCRPDPWVLGAASVLVGLGLVLVYSSAAPRAFGGAGGDPLAYLKRSAVYAGLGLVAMTAASRVPAERLRPWAYPILGLSTVLLALCWVPGLGQAVKGAHRWIRVGPVGFQPSEVAKFAVVLFLADSLARRGERLRSFAYGYLPHVLIPAVPLALILAEPDLGTAALVGGVVLLVCFTAGVRPAHLASGLLPAVPVAVWALWFVPFRRERILAFLDPWEHAQGAGFQLVQSLLAFGSGGLWGVGIGRGQQKLFYLPEAHTDFILSVWAEEAGFVGVAAVLLLFGLLVGRGFWLAARQTDPFRRYLGVGVAAWLGLQAGLNALVVTGCLPTKGLPFPFLSYGGTGWVVDLAAVGVLAGLGRCES; encoded by the coding sequence GTGGGTGAGGCCGGGCGTTGCCGGCCCGACCCCTGGGTCCTGGGCGCGGCCTCGGTGCTCGTGGGCCTGGGGCTGGTTCTGGTGTACTCCTCGGCCGCGCCCCGGGCGTTCGGCGGGGCCGGCGGTGACCCCCTGGCCTACCTGAAACGCTCGGCCGTGTACGCCGGCCTGGGACTGGTGGCCATGACCGCGGCGAGCCGGGTCCCGGCGGAGCGACTCCGGCCGTGGGCCTACCCGATCCTCGGGCTGAGCACGGTGCTGCTGGCCCTGTGCTGGGTGCCGGGGCTGGGTCAGGCCGTGAAGGGGGCCCACCGATGGATCCGGGTCGGGCCGGTGGGGTTCCAACCGTCCGAGGTGGCCAAGTTCGCGGTGGTGTTGTTCCTGGCCGACAGCCTGGCCCGCCGGGGGGAGCGGCTGCGGTCGTTCGCCTACGGGTACCTGCCCCACGTGCTGATCCCGGCGGTGCCCCTGGCGCTGATCCTGGCGGAGCCCGACCTGGGCACCGCGGCCCTGGTGGGCGGGGTGGTGCTGCTGGTGTGCTTCACGGCCGGGGTGCGGCCCGCGCACCTGGCCTCGGGGCTGTTGCCGGCGGTGCCTGTGGCCGTGTGGGCCCTGTGGTTCGTGCCGTTTCGTCGGGAGCGGATCCTGGCGTTCCTGGACCCCTGGGAGCACGCCCAGGGCGCGGGGTTCCAGCTGGTCCAGAGCCTGTTGGCGTTCGGGTCCGGCGGCCTGTGGGGCGTGGGGATCGGGCGGGGCCAGCAGAAGCTATTCTACCTGCCCGAGGCCCACACCGACTTCATCCTGAGCGTGTGGGCCGAGGAGGCCGGGTTCGTGGGCGTGGCGGCGGTGCTCCTCCTGTTCGGGCTCCTGGTGGGCCGGGGGTTCTGGCTGGCGGCCCGCCAGACCGACCCCTTCCGGCGATACCTGGGCGTGGGGGTGGCCGCCTGGCTGGGACTCCAGGCGGGCCTGAACGCCCTGGTGGTGACCGGGTGTCTGCCTACCAAGGGGCTGCCCTTTCCGTTCCTCTCGTACGGGGGAACGGGCTGGGTGGTGGACCTGGCGGCGGTGGGGGTGCTGGCGGGGCTGGGCCGGTGCGAGTCCTGA
- the murG gene encoding undecaprenyldiphospho-muramoylpentapeptide beta-N-acetylglucosaminyltransferase: MRVLIAGGGTGGHLYPGIAVAQELVARPGRHEAVFAGTLRGLEARVVPRMGFAFHAVRAAGVVGKGPAGAVRGLVQTARGLGDAARILRRVRPHACLGVGGYASVPVVALARLFGAFTAVQEQNAWPGVANRVLGRWVHRVYLGFEEAAGRFPRRKVRVTGNPLRPEFAEPFPYPDRRGGEALRVLVVGGSQGARALNLAVPDALARVPGPVEVLHQSGPGRKDEVASRYGPGPGVRVVEYLDDMAGAYAWCHLAVARAGALTVGELAAAGRPAVLIPYPHAAGGHQEKNARAAEAAGWAVCLPEPELSAEALARRIADLAGRPGRLETMAAAAAAWARRDAARVIVDELLEAAERRGS, translated from the coding sequence GTGCGAGTCCTGATCGCGGGGGGCGGCACCGGGGGGCACCTGTACCCCGGCATCGCCGTGGCCCAGGAGCTGGTGGCCCGGCCGGGCCGGCACGAGGCCGTGTTCGCGGGCACCCTCCGCGGCCTCGAAGCCCGGGTGGTGCCCCGGATGGGGTTTGCGTTCCACGCCGTGCGCGCGGCAGGGGTGGTGGGCAAGGGCCCGGCCGGCGCGGTACGGGGCCTGGTCCAGACGGCGCGGGGGCTGGGGGATGCCGCGCGGATCCTGCGGCGGGTACGGCCCCACGCCTGCCTGGGGGTGGGGGGATACGCCTCGGTGCCGGTGGTGGCCCTGGCCCGGCTGTTCGGGGCGTTCACCGCGGTCCAGGAGCAGAACGCCTGGCCGGGCGTGGCCAACCGGGTTCTGGGCCGGTGGGTGCACCGGGTCTATCTGGGGTTCGAGGAGGCGGCCGGCCGGTTCCCCCGGCGAAAGGTTCGGGTCACCGGCAACCCCCTGCGGCCCGAGTTCGCGGAGCCGTTCCCCTACCCGGACCGGAGGGGGGGCGAGGCGCTGCGGGTGCTGGTGGTGGGCGGAAGCCAGGGGGCACGGGCCCTGAACCTGGCGGTGCCCGATGCCCTGGCCCGGGTTCCCGGTCCGGTGGAGGTGCTGCACCAGAGCGGACCGGGCCGCAAGGACGAGGTGGCGAGCCGGTACGGGCCGGGCCCGGGGGTGCGGGTGGTGGAGTACCTGGACGACATGGCCGGGGCCTACGCCTGGTGCCATCTGGCCGTGGCCCGGGCCGGGGCCCTGACCGTGGGGGAGCTGGCCGCGGCCGGCCGGCCGGCGGTGCTGATCCCGTACCCCCACGCGGCCGGGGGCCACCAGGAGAAGAACGCCCGCGCCGCCGAGGCCGCCGGATGGGCGGTCTGCCTGCCGGAGCCCGAGCTCTCGGCCGAGGCCCTGGCCCGGCGGATCGCGGACCTGGCCGGCCGGCCCGGCCGCCTGGAGACCATGGCGGCGGCCGCCGCCGCCTGGGCTCGCCGGGACGCGGCCCGGGTGATCGTGGACGAGCTGTTGGAAGCGGCGGAGCGGCGAGGCAGCTAG